One segment of Niabella beijingensis DNA contains the following:
- a CDS encoding chorismate mutase, whose translation MIKKIICGVSFFFCLYNGKAGAQDLLKKDTISYYRSQIDSLDRQLIDLLGQRMEAARAIGMYKMDHKIGVVQSARFDEVLNAAIQRGRTWQLSEAFVRAFYNDIHKESIHQQELLQAKKAKALK comes from the coding sequence ATGATAAAAAAAATAATATGCGGTGTAAGCTTTTTTTTCTGTCTTTACAACGGAAAGGCAGGCGCTCAGGACCTGTTGAAAAAAGATACCATCAGCTATTACCGCAGCCAGATCGATTCACTGGACCGGCAGCTGATTGACCTGCTGGGGCAGCGAATGGAGGCCGCACGTGCCATCGGTATGTATAAGATGGATCATAAGATCGGGGTGGTTCAGTCTGCACGCTTTGACGAAGTGCTGAATGCGGCGATCCAACGGGGCAGGACCTGGCAGCTTTCTGAAGCATTTGTACGGGCGTTCTACAACGACATTCATAAGGAAAGCATACATCAGCAGGAGTTGCTGCAGGCAAAAAAGGCAAAAGCTTTAAAATAA
- a CDS encoding metallophosphoesterase family protein: MEPQTIKLAIISDLHCHPTRRSVDGADEGKNETYLLTDKLRTPSNDHPVDDLLQKIANDEIAAVDITLCPGDFTDKANVQGFISGWGFSLEIHRALKSSEIIATVGNHDVDVYEKTSNYTLEIAKGIKRGFPITDESEQQAFWSNGCVFLERECCRILLINSSHFHHNKGAAKVGKVDDGLLEHVKDYLAKSDSSKIQIAMSHHPPIEHSRAKLGEFDKIQNGESLLNILGKYGFDLFIHGHKHDPLLRYHNTESGHRLPVFASGSFSSYSNLMYTSVRNTFHLITLKKEGVCKGEINTWTFFPNTGWSQPEDETAFPTFTGFGNERNIDDLVNDLQTAINNKNVLEWDEMIKRVPDLPNLIPTEAVLLEEALKKVQLQFDKRIGFKPSKLFNIGKMMSNEG, from the coding sequence ATGGAACCCCAAACTATAAAGCTTGCAATTATTAGTGACCTACATTGTCATCCAACAAGAAGGTCTGTAGACGGAGCGGATGAAGGTAAAAATGAAACATATCTTTTAACTGATAAATTGCGCACACCTTCTAATGATCATCCTGTAGACGATCTTTTGCAAAAAATAGCAAATGACGAAATTGCGGCTGTCGATATTACGTTATGTCCTGGCGATTTTACTGATAAGGCGAATGTGCAGGGGTTCATATCAGGTTGGGGATTCTCCTTGGAGATTCACAGAGCGTTAAAGTCAAGCGAGATTATTGCAACCGTCGGGAACCATGATGTTGACGTTTATGAGAAGACCTCCAATTATACCCTCGAAATTGCGAAAGGAATAAAAAGAGGGTTTCCCATAACGGATGAGTCAGAACAACAAGCATTTTGGAGTAATGGCTGTGTATTTTTAGAACGTGAATGCTGCCGCATACTTTTAATAAACAGCTCACACTTTCATCATAATAAAGGCGCTGCAAAAGTAGGTAAAGTTGACGACGGACTTTTGGAGCATGTTAAAGACTATCTTGCCAAATCGGATAGCAGCAAGATACAAATAGCAATGAGCCATCACCCCCCAATTGAGCATTCAAGAGCTAAATTGGGAGAATTTGATAAGATTCAAAATGGGGAATCGTTGCTTAATATTCTCGGCAAGTATGGGTTTGATTTATTTATTCATGGGCATAAGCATGATCCATTGTTGAGGTACCATAATACAGAGTCAGGTCACAGACTTCCAGTTTTTGCATCTGGGAGCTTTTCATCTTATAGCAATTTAATGTATACCAGTGTTAGGAACACATTTCATTTAATTACTCTCAAAAAAGAAGGAGTTTGTAAAGGCGAAATTAATACTTGGACATTTTTCCCCAACACTGGATGGAGTCAACCTGAGGATGAGACGGCTTTTCCAACTTTCACCGGATTCGGAAATGAACGGAATATAGACGACTTGGTAAATGATCTTCAAACTGCGATTAATAATAAGAACGTCCTAGAATGGGATGAAATGATTAAGCGAGTACCGGACTTGCCTAATTTAATTCCGACAGAAGCGGTTCTCCTAGAAGAGGCGTTGAAAAAGGTGCAACTTCAGTTTGACAAACGTATTGGATTTAAACCAAGTAAATTATTTAATATAGGAAAAATGATGTCTAATGAAGGTTGA
- a CDS encoding DNA adenine methylase: MSVEINDHILPFLRWTGSKRWFTRDHLARFLPAKFNNYHEPFLGGGAVFFFIKQTLKQSERRFYLSDTNEDLINVYLQIKDNPSEVIRILKQLKNTKEDYYQIRKYNPRGNLQKAARFIYLNRTSFNGIYRVNANGVYNVPYGHRPNVDVVTAELLTNVSRLLKNTVFSTQSFDQSLTEVKKGDLVFLDPPYTVAHENNGFIEYNQKLFSWTDQERLKQMTERITKKKAYFILTNASHHSIESLYRDVGTITVLSRPSIVGGRIKTRSIYNELIVHNF, encoded by the coding sequence ATGAGTGTAGAAATTAACGATCATATACTGCCATTTTTAAGGTGGACTGGTTCTAAGCGTTGGTTTACTAGGGATCATTTAGCTCGTTTTTTACCGGCAAAATTTAACAATTACCATGAACCATTTCTTGGAGGTGGGGCTGTATTTTTTTTCATTAAACAAACACTGAAACAGTCTGAAAGACGGTTTTATCTTTCTGATACAAATGAAGATTTGATAAATGTCTATCTACAGATTAAGGATAATCCTTCAGAGGTTATCAGGATTTTAAAACAATTGAAAAACACAAAAGAGGATTATTATCAAATTAGAAAATATAATCCCCGCGGTAATCTTCAAAAGGCTGCTAGATTCATATATTTAAACCGCACTTCTTTTAACGGAATCTATCGTGTAAATGCGAATGGAGTTTACAATGTTCCATATGGACATAGACCAAACGTAGATGTAGTTACCGCTGAGCTTTTGACCAATGTTAGTCGACTACTAAAAAATACTGTTTTTTCAACTCAATCCTTTGATCAGTCATTGACAGAGGTCAAAAAAGGGGATCTTGTTTTTTTGGACCCTCCTTATACTGTAGCCCATGAAAATAATGGGTTCATCGAATATAATCAAAAACTGTTTTCCTGGACTGACCAAGAAAGATTGAAACAAATGACCGAACGAATAACTAAAAAAAAGGCCTATTTTATTTTGACGAATGCAAGTCATCATTCAATCGAATCCCTATATCGAGATGTTGGCACAATAACAGTTCTTTCGCGACCAAGTATAGTTGGCGGACGAATTAAAACGCGAAGCATATACAATGAGTTGATCGTACATAATTTTTGA
- the traM gene encoding conjugative transposon protein TraM produces the protein MQDTLLIQERKRKFLLMIPVLTVPFIVFLFYALGGGKGNEQTENSQSSALSTTLPDPLVNDQQKTDKLSLYERAPRDSGQPGISDPFGSWKPDSARSAFPQGNNAFSYSPDIPLYPSIPPLNEQLQKSREAQMEEKIQQLQKRLEYPDEIPVKPNSQVPVSAKENTAELARLESMMQSLSQPAETNPELMQAGNLLDKILDVQHPDRVSQRLKKQSLENKGNVFPVTVNQEKEISDVFTNDDLNKSAVVSSGFYDEDPSFSDDQNAIQAVVHESQTLVTGGTIKIRLEQDAYIQGQLIPKGSFVFGTCTLNGERLGVTFSSIRKGNSIYPVSLIAYDMDGLPGIRIPGSINRDASKESSERAIQSLSIGSLDPSIGAQAASAGIEAAKNLLSRKVKLVKVVVKAGYPLLIAPDKNNS, from the coding sequence ATGCAAGACACATTACTCATCCAGGAACGAAAGAGAAAGTTCTTATTGATGATCCCTGTCCTTACGGTTCCCTTTATCGTTTTTCTCTTTTATGCCCTTGGCGGCGGCAAAGGAAATGAACAGACGGAAAACTCACAGAGCAGCGCCTTAAGCACAACACTTCCTGACCCTTTAGTAAATGATCAACAGAAAACGGACAAGTTAAGCTTGTACGAACGGGCTCCCAGAGATTCCGGTCAACCCGGAATCTCTGACCCTTTTGGCTCCTGGAAGCCAGATTCCGCCCGGTCAGCATTTCCGCAAGGAAATAATGCTTTTAGTTACTCACCCGATATACCACTTTATCCTTCTATTCCTCCGTTAAACGAACAGCTTCAAAAATCGAGAGAAGCCCAAATGGAAGAAAAAATTCAACAATTGCAAAAGAGGCTTGAATATCCAGATGAAATTCCTGTGAAACCCAACTCACAGGTTCCCGTCTCAGCCAAAGAAAACACAGCCGAATTAGCACGTCTGGAGTCGATGATGCAGTCTCTTTCTCAGCCTGCTGAAACCAACCCCGAATTAATGCAGGCCGGTAATTTATTGGATAAAATACTCGACGTACAACATCCTGATCGGGTCAGTCAGCGTTTAAAGAAGCAATCGCTGGAGAATAAAGGAAACGTGTTCCCCGTAACAGTTAACCAGGAAAAGGAGATCAGTGATGTGTTTACTAATGATGATCTGAATAAATCTGCAGTCGTCTCCTCTGGCTTTTATGATGAAGATCCCTCCTTTTCGGATGATCAAAATGCAATCCAGGCTGTTGTGCATGAGAGTCAAACACTTGTTACCGGTGGCACCATAAAAATTCGCCTGGAACAGGATGCTTATATCCAGGGCCAATTAATTCCAAAAGGGAGCTTTGTTTTTGGAACCTGCACTTTAAATGGAGAACGACTTGGGGTCACGTTCAGCTCAATCAGAAAAGGCAATTCAATATATCCTGTTTCACTAATTGCCTATGATATGGATGGTCTGCCTGGTATCCGTATCCCCGGCAGCATTAACCGGGATGCATCAAAGGAAAGTTCAGAAAGGGCCATTCAGTCTTTAAGTATTGGAAGCCTTGACCCCTCAATCGGGGCACAAGCAGCATCTGCAGGCATTGAAGCGGCTAAAAACCTCCTTTCCCGAAAGGTGAAATTGGTAAAAGTTGTGGTAAAAGCTGGATACCCGCTACTGATTGCTCCGGATAAAAATAATTCATAA
- a CDS encoding bifunctional DNA primase/polymerase — protein sequence MNDLLDTALKYSALGLSVIATDALKQSVGKWKSFQDTRPDQSQISEMFRHPAAQGVALVTGASSGNLEAIDIDSKNYLQEDLVAKLWDEITGVDKRIIDKVVIARSRSGGAHIYYRCADIGSNQPLARRPTTDQEKLFNPKEKVKVLIETRGIGGYIVVPPTPGYQFVQSDFGQIPVISKKEREVLLQASQRFNAYQERKIERIPPKNRPAGWLSPLDDYNIRGDVIQLLQKHGWTVTGQTGKRTFFKRPGETDKRSSGSFNHELNYFSVFSTSTEFVPKAGYRPYAVYAMLECGGDFSLAYKKLASDGFGQTHTLKTPQYKSLRI from the coding sequence ATGAATGATCTATTGGATACGGCATTAAAATATAGCGCTCTTGGACTATCGGTGATAGCTACTGATGCGCTAAAGCAGAGCGTAGGTAAATGGAAATCGTTTCAGGATACCCGGCCGGATCAATCTCAAATTTCTGAAATGTTCCGTCATCCGGCAGCCCAGGGCGTGGCCCTAGTAACGGGAGCATCGAGCGGCAACCTGGAAGCTATTGATATTGATTCCAAAAATTATCTTCAGGAGGATCTTGTTGCAAAACTTTGGGATGAGATAACGGGAGTTGATAAGAGAATTATAGATAAGGTCGTAATTGCGAGATCGCGCTCCGGCGGTGCCCATATTTACTACCGTTGTGCTGATATTGGTTCCAATCAGCCACTTGCCAGGCGCCCGACGACTGATCAGGAGAAGTTGTTCAATCCAAAGGAGAAAGTGAAAGTGCTTATTGAAACGCGGGGGATTGGTGGTTATATCGTTGTACCCCCTACGCCCGGATATCAATTTGTTCAATCAGATTTTGGGCAAATTCCAGTTATATCAAAAAAAGAACGGGAGGTGTTATTACAAGCCTCCCAACGCTTCAATGCATACCAGGAGCGGAAGATTGAAAGAATACCTCCCAAAAACCGTCCGGCTGGCTGGCTGAGTCCGCTGGATGACTATAATATCAGAGGGGATGTGATTCAATTATTACAAAAACATGGCTGGACGGTCACCGGTCAAACAGGAAAGCGCACATTTTTTAAACGGCCGGGTGAAACAGATAAGCGGAGTTCAGGCAGTTTTAATCATGAGCTAAATTATTTTTCTGTTTTTAGTACGAGCACTGAATTTGTTCCCAAAGCAGGCTATCGGCCCTATGCAGTATACGCAATGCTTGAATGCGGAGGTGATTTTAGCCTCGCTTATAAGAAACTGGCCTCCGATGGATTTGGTCAGACACATACTTTAAAAACACCACAATATAAAAGTTTAAGAATTTAA
- a CDS encoding choice-of-anchor Q domain-containing protein gives MKKNYLLLLFCLYGAGALHAQFTPSTENILYVNKTVPGGNHTGNSWANAVPELADALKWANNNKSNWTAANPLQIWVATGTYKPMYSPADNNFGNNAGRDNAFLMVGNVQLYGGFDPDNGITGLTDNRLLPDSGYEGTVLSGDLGVQNNNADNAYHVLISGGEMGAARLDGFTVTGGNANQDDGVALTVGSGPVRRHFGSGMYNVNNASPAITHSSFTRNSAVGGGGGMYNYLNASPIITHSIFSENTADYGGGGMFNEVSSAIITHSIFLKNTSGRGGGIQNFREVSLRVTNVVFSSNTADLGSGIYDITGNSTFSNITLANNSAPYGLYTLVQLYLNNSIIWEPTNLSDYTTTYNNLFKGSSNTTNGNIDATGFSETDIFNDFANGDYSLKAGAPAVNAGNNQLYADAGGNLNNDLDFAGNPRLAGAAIDMGAYELQAALPVMFGAISAVIKNGQLLVNWNTETEINNDRFLIQVSPDGANWKTVQTIQSSAKEGNSNTALEYSSTIPLTTLSLGAGILLLGVLAGRRRYMFIITVVVCGAFALSCHKNAAVEAAGNGTLFVRIVQVDKDGTKQVSKVMQAVQQ, from the coding sequence ATGAAAAAGAACTACCTTCTGCTCCTCTTTTGTCTATACGGCGCGGGGGCGCTCCACGCGCAATTTACACCCTCAACCGAAAATATCCTTTATGTGAATAAAACTGTGCCGGGAGGTAATCACACAGGCAACAGTTGGGCAAACGCTGTCCCTGAGCTGGCCGATGCCCTCAAATGGGCCAACAACAACAAAAGCAACTGGACGGCCGCAAACCCGTTGCAGATCTGGGTGGCGACCGGTACCTACAAACCGATGTACAGTCCGGCAGACAACAATTTTGGAAATAATGCCGGCAGAGATAATGCTTTTCTCATGGTCGGCAATGTACAGCTCTATGGTGGTTTTGACCCTGACAATGGAATCACCGGTCTGACGGACAACCGTCTTCTCCCGGATTCCGGCTACGAAGGCACCGTGCTCAGCGGCGACCTGGGCGTTCAGAACAATAATGCTGATAACGCCTACCATGTGCTTATTTCCGGGGGTGAGATGGGGGCCGCCCGGCTGGATGGTTTTACCGTAACCGGTGGAAATGCGAATCAGGACGACGGCGTTGCACTGACTGTGGGCAGTGGTCCGGTTCGAAGGCATTTTGGCAGCGGTATGTATAATGTAAACAATGCCTCTCCTGCTATTACCCATAGTAGTTTTACCCGCAATTCGGCAGTGGGCGGTGGTGGAGGTATGTACAATTATCTGAACGCCTCCCCCATTATTACCCATAGTATCTTTTCGGAAAACACAGCAGATTATGGAGGAGGCGGTATGTTTAATGAAGTTTCTTCCGCAATCATCACCCACAGTATTTTTTTGAAAAACACCAGCGGCAGAGGCGGCGGTATACAAAATTTCCGTGAGGTTTCTCTGCGGGTAACCAATGTTGTGTTCAGCAGCAATACGGCTGACCTCGGCAGCGGGATTTACGACATCACCGGGAACAGCACATTTAGCAATATTACCCTTGCAAACAATAGCGCCCCCTACGGTCTTTATACTCTCGTCCAGCTTTATCTGAATAACAGTATTATCTGGGAACCCACCAATTTATCTGACTACACAACAACCTATAATAACCTTTTCAAAGGCAGCAGTAATACTACTAACGGCAATATAGACGCCACTGGTTTTTCGGAGACGGATATCTTTAACGACTTTGCCAATGGCGATTATAGCCTGAAAGCGGGCGCCCCCGCCGTCAATGCCGGTAATAACCAGTTATACGCTGATGCAGGTGGTAATTTAAATAATGATCTTGACTTTGCTGGTAATCCGCGTTTGGCCGGAGCCGCCATCGACATGGGTGCATATGAGCTTCAGGCGGCCCTTCCTGTAATGTTTGGTGCTATCAGCGCTGTTATAAAAAACGGACAGCTTTTGGTAAACTGGAACACCGAAACAGAAATCAATAACGACCGTTTCTTAATACAGGTTTCTCCTGACGGCGCAAACTGGAAAACGGTGCAAACGATACAGAGCAGCGCCAAAGAGGGCAACAGCAATACCGCTTTGGAGTACAGCAGCACCATACCCTTAACCACACTGAGCCTGGGCGCCGGGATTTTGCTGCTGGGGGTTCTGGCAGGCCGCCGCAGGTATATGTTTATAATAACCGTAGTTGTATGTGGTGCATTCGCTCTTTCATGCCATAAGAACGCCGCTGTGGAAGCGGCCGGAAATGGGACGCTGTTTGTACGTATTGTACAGGTAGATAAAGACGGTACAAAGCAGGTCTCAAAAGTGATGCAGGCGGTGCAGCAATAA
- the traK gene encoding conjugative transposon protein TraK: MIKQLKNIDTAFKHIRLFTAVLILASTLFAGFCFYYCIKKVSEAQSSIYVIANGKALQATASSRKNNLAVEARDHIRTFHDCFFSFSPDDKAIEESIRRALYLADESAKQQYDALKEKGFYASIVSGNISQQVIYDSISLNLDQYPYHFRFYGKQQVIRSSATITRNLITEGYLRELNQRSDNNPHAFLIEKWFTIDNNILSTTRR, encoded by the coding sequence ATGATCAAACAGTTAAAAAATATTGACACCGCCTTTAAGCATATTCGATTGTTTACTGCTGTACTAATCCTTGCGAGTACCTTATTTGCCGGGTTCTGCTTTTACTACTGCATTAAAAAAGTGAGTGAGGCGCAAAGCTCTATTTATGTTATTGCTAATGGTAAAGCGCTTCAGGCAACGGCGTCCAGTCGAAAAAACAACCTTGCTGTAGAAGCAAGAGACCACATTCGGACTTTTCATGACTGCTTTTTTTCCTTCTCGCCTGATGATAAGGCTATTGAAGAGAGTATTCGCAGGGCGCTATACCTGGCAGATGAAAGTGCAAAACAACAATACGATGCGTTGAAAGAAAAAGGATTTTATGCGAGCATTGTAAGCGGTAACATCAGTCAGCAGGTTATTTATGATAGCATTTCTCTTAATCTGGATCAATATCCATATCATTTCCGTTTTTATGGGAAACAGCAAGTCATTCGCTCGAGTGCCACCATTACGCGTAACCTTATTACAGAAGGCTATCTGCGTGAACTCAATCAACGCAGCGATAATAATCCACATGCTTTTCTTATAGAAAAATGGTTCACCATAGACAACAATATTCTTTCCACTACAAGAAGGTAA
- a CDS encoding DNA adenine methylase: MKTPLTYYGGKQKLAPIILDLIPRHTLYAEPFSGGAAVFFAKRPSEVEVLNDRNGELINFYQVIKDQFTELLAEINNTLHSRRLHQHAWIVYTNPELFSPVKRAWAVWVLSSQGFAGKLDTVWGYDIEADSTSRKIYFNKKDFTDLYSQRLEKVQLENADALYIIRSRDSPESFFYCDPPYFNSNMGHYKGYTIKDFEDLLAMLSGIEGKFLLSSYPSKLLKTYTDKYQWNNIQFEQLVSINPIHGSQKKKIEVLTANYPLMPQPQQVLF, from the coding sequence ATGAAAACGCCGCTAACCTACTATGGCGGAAAACAGAAATTGGCACCGATTATACTTGACCTCATTCCGAGGCATACATTGTATGCCGAGCCGTTTAGTGGTGGTGCTGCTGTTTTCTTCGCTAAAAGACCATCTGAAGTTGAAGTACTTAATGACAGAAATGGTGAACTAATCAATTTTTACCAAGTGATAAAAGATCAATTTACGGAATTGTTGGCTGAAATAAACAACACGTTGCACAGCAGGCGACTCCACCAGCATGCATGGATTGTATATACCAATCCTGAACTTTTTTCTCCTGTTAAAAGGGCCTGGGCTGTTTGGGTCTTATCGTCTCAGGGATTTGCAGGAAAACTGGACACAGTTTGGGGCTATGATATTGAAGCAGACAGCACCTCCCGGAAAATTTACTTTAATAAAAAGGATTTTACGGATCTCTATAGTCAGCGACTGGAAAAAGTCCAACTTGAAAATGCGGACGCTCTTTACATAATCCGCTCACGTGACAGCCCGGAATCTTTCTTTTACTGCGATCCGCCTTACTTCAATTCAAATATGGGACACTATAAAGGTTATACAATAAAAGATTTCGAGGATTTGCTGGCAATGCTATCCGGCATCGAAGGGAAATTCCTGCTTTCATCTTATCCATCAAAATTACTGAAAACTTATACCGATAAATACCAATGGAATAATATTCAGTTTGAGCAGCTTGTGTCGATTAATCCGATACACGGCAGCCAGAAGAAGAAAATAGAAGTTTTAACGGCTAATTACCCTTTGATGCCGCAGCCACAACAGGTGTTATTCTAA
- the traN gene encoding conjugative transposon protein TraN — translation MLHYFKQLFLFAICFSTTIAIHAQEQSYIPTVIAPMELSITNIETSVLIFPEAIKSIDRGSKDILTKVVKDVSNVLKLKAAFENISPTNLHVFTADGKVYAFALKYTPQPARLTIDLTNGTNGAANSSPVKFVKDRLNDSEIKQYSERIASMKAIRKWPHSQKKGGSRLSLHGTYLKDGVLFFQLSVTNNAELPYHIDFARTYIRDKRKTKRASVTEKEVQPLYKKMTSDGISTLDHPVNMVLAFDQFTIADGKYFVIEVFEKNGDRVLTCKLKGKHLLRVREPQLTTAQEMAAN, via the coding sequence ATGTTACACTATTTCAAACAGCTATTTTTATTTGCCATCTGCTTTTCGACAACTATTGCGATTCATGCGCAAGAGCAGTCATACATACCAACCGTGATCGCGCCCATGGAACTATCCATCACCAATATTGAAACCAGTGTCCTCATTTTCCCGGAAGCAATCAAAAGTATAGATCGGGGAAGCAAAGACATTTTAACAAAAGTGGTAAAAGATGTTAGCAACGTCCTGAAGTTGAAAGCCGCTTTCGAAAATATCAGTCCCACCAATCTGCATGTTTTTACAGCGGACGGAAAGGTTTATGCTTTTGCATTAAAATATACTCCACAACCTGCTCGCCTTACCATTGATTTAACAAATGGAACTAATGGTGCAGCAAACTCTTCTCCTGTAAAATTTGTAAAAGACCGGCTTAATGACAGTGAGATAAAACAATATTCTGAAAGAATCGCAAGCATGAAGGCGATTCGCAAATGGCCTCATTCTCAAAAGAAAGGCGGATCCCGGCTGTCACTGCACGGAACCTACCTCAAAGATGGAGTGCTATTCTTTCAACTTTCTGTAACCAACAACGCCGAACTACCATATCATATCGATTTTGCAAGAACCTATATCCGGGATAAACGGAAAACAAAGCGCGCTTCAGTAACAGAAAAAGAGGTTCAGCCACTGTATAAAAAAATGACTTCCGACGGAATATCTACCCTCGACCATCCTGTTAATATGGTCCTAGCCTTTGATCAGTTCACGATTGCCGATGGGAAATATTTTGTAATTGAGGTTTTCGAGAAAAATGGAGATCGGGTACTAACCTGCAAACTCAAAGGAAAGCATCTACTAAGGGTGAGGGAACCCCAATTGACGACTGCTCAGGAAATGGCGGCCAATTAA